The Hymenobacter sp. GOD-10R genome includes a window with the following:
- a CDS encoding sensor histidine kinase, translated as MATSLSARDRTNESSLLGKHYPKTIKWWRKLAGMTLFGFLLSFLFCPKCGIFTEDFVVTLGYTLCYTYGLWLANEYPNRWLNRKADWTQNPIRSFLITLGASMAASLLVISLVNIVFLAFYHHRPVSAIRWQNFIFPLMTTVVVSLFMHSRSFLLGWRDAAIRAERMEKESAVARLDSLRRQVDPHFLFNSLNALTSLVEEDPTRAVRFIKQLSQVYRYVLDSQDHEVVTLAEELRFSEAYLYLQRTRLGNGLDVQLDLPPADELENFMVPPLALQLLLENAIKHNVALQNQPLHIRIHLDETSHQLVVSNSLRPRRLAPGESTGLGLKNLEARYGFLTQQLVSVEKTEQEFIVTLPVLELV; from the coding sequence ATGGCCACGTCTTTATCTGCTCGCGACCGCACGAACGAATCGAGCTTACTTGGGAAGCATTATCCCAAAACCATCAAATGGTGGCGGAAGCTAGCCGGCATGACGCTGTTTGGCTTCTTGCTAAGCTTTCTGTTCTGCCCGAAGTGCGGCATTTTCACCGAAGATTTTGTGGTGACGCTGGGCTATACACTCTGCTACACCTACGGATTATGGCTGGCAAACGAGTACCCTAATCGCTGGCTCAACCGAAAAGCCGACTGGACCCAGAACCCCATCCGTAGTTTCCTGATTACGTTGGGCGCTTCCATGGCGGCCTCTCTGCTCGTTATTTCCCTGGTCAATATTGTCTTTTTGGCTTTTTACCACCACCGTCCGGTCAGCGCCATTCGCTGGCAGAATTTCATTTTCCCACTGATGACAACAGTGGTCGTGTCGCTGTTTATGCACAGCCGCTCGTTTCTGCTAGGCTGGCGCGATGCTGCCATCCGGGCCGAACGCATGGAGAAGGAATCGGCCGTGGCCCGGCTCGACTCGCTGCGTCGGCAGGTGGATCCGCACTTTCTGTTCAATTCCCTGAACGCCCTGACTTCGCTGGTGGAAGAAGACCCGACCCGCGCCGTGCGCTTCATCAAGCAACTCTCGCAGGTGTATCGCTACGTGCTCGACAGCCAGGACCACGAAGTAGTGACGCTGGCCGAGGAGCTGCGCTTCTCCGAGGCGTATCTGTATTTGCAGCGTACCCGCCTTGGCAACGGCCTCGACGTGCAGCTCGATTTACCGCCCGCCGATGAACTAGAGAACTTCATGGTGCCGCCATTGGCCTTGCAGCTTTTGCTTGAAAATGCCATCAAGCACAATGTGGCGCTCCAGAACCAGCCCTTGCACATCCGTATTCACCTCGATGAAACTAGCCACCAGCTCGTGGTGAGCAACTCGCTCCGGCCGCGCCGCCTAGCCCCCGGCGAGTCGACGGGCCTAGGGCTGAAAAACCTGGAGGCGCGCTACGGCTTCCTGACCCAGCAACTCGTGTCGGTGGAGAAAACGGAGCAGGAGTTTATCGTGACGCTGCCGGTGCTGGAACTCGTGTAG
- a CDS encoding LytTR family DNA-binding domain-containing protein has protein sequence MAQPLRALIVEDEPLAARRLAELLKKQDSPVEVVGTAESVAAAEAFLQTLQPGPDVLFLDIHLADGLSFELFERQEVKCPVIFTTAYDRYALRAFKVNSVDYLLKPIDPEELAAALVKLRSLRATPAAPAFDAGLLAEMLRQAQPSTSYKTRFVVRVGEHLKAIPTEQIAYFFSLEKATLLQTKENRRFVVDYTLEQLENLLDPRHFFRLNRAYLAHADAIQDIIHYTNSRLQTVLRPASSDEAVLVSRERVAAFKAWLDR, from the coding sequence ATGGCTCAACCTCTTCGCGCTCTTATAGTTGAAGATGAACCCCTAGCCGCTCGCCGCTTGGCCGAGCTGCTTAAAAAACAAGACTCGCCGGTGGAGGTAGTCGGCACGGCGGAGTCGGTGGCCGCGGCGGAAGCCTTTTTGCAAACCTTGCAGCCCGGCCCCGACGTGCTGTTCCTGGATATTCACTTAGCCGATGGGTTGAGCTTCGAGCTGTTTGAGCGGCAAGAGGTGAAATGCCCCGTTATTTTCACCACCGCCTACGACCGCTACGCTCTGCGCGCGTTCAAGGTGAATAGCGTCGATTACCTGTTAAAGCCCATTGACCCTGAGGAGCTAGCGGCGGCGCTGGTCAAATTGCGCAGCCTGCGCGCTACGCCAGCCGCACCGGCCTTCGACGCCGGTTTGCTTGCCGAAATGCTGCGCCAGGCGCAGCCGAGCACCAGCTACAAAACTCGCTTTGTGGTGCGCGTAGGCGAGCACCTGAAAGCCATTCCGACCGAGCAGATTGCCTACTTCTTCAGCCTCGAAAAAGCTACCCTGCTCCAAACCAAGGAGAACCGCCGCTTTGTGGTCGACTACACGCTGGAGCAGCTCGAAAACCTGCTCGATCCGCGCCATTTCTTCCGCCTGAACCGCGCCTACCTAGCTCACGCCGACGCCATCCAGGACATCATTCACTACACCAACAGCCGCCTCCAAACTGTGCTGCGCCCCGCTAGCTCCGATGAGGCTGTGCTCGTGAGTCGGGAGCGAGTAGCCGCCTTTAAGGCTTGGCTGGATCGATAA
- a CDS encoding SDR family oxidoreductase — protein sequence MKTNSLQGAVVVITGASSGIGRATALTFAREGATLVLAARRAEVLAEVAAECERFGARVLTVPTDTTDAEAVRHLAEAAHEFGAGRIDVWINNAGSGAVGRFEEVPLAAHEQVLHLNLFGYLYGAHAVLPYFRRQGEGMLLNVVSLGAWLPEPYTASYTASKYGLRGLMDTLRAELSTEPHIHVCDVYPSYIDTPGFQHGANYVGRLIKPAPPVFPAQKVADTLLAVARHPRPTTMVGWPAYVMRWSYALAPGPVGRLSRRLFDTYFQQADPAPVSEGSLFTPQPAPHGTGISGGWAKPTKPRNGQWLGAALAAGLAVGLVAWQQRTKAPASEEAKLT from the coding sequence ATGAAAACGAATTCCTTACAAGGTGCCGTCGTTGTGATTACTGGGGCCAGCAGCGGCATCGGTCGCGCAACAGCCCTCACCTTTGCCCGCGAAGGTGCCACGCTGGTGCTGGCTGCCCGCCGGGCCGAGGTGCTGGCCGAGGTAGCCGCCGAATGCGAGCGTTTTGGGGCCCGCGTCCTCACCGTGCCTACTGACACCACTGATGCGGAAGCCGTACGCCACCTCGCCGAAGCCGCGCACGAGTTTGGTGCCGGCCGCATCGATGTTTGGATCAACAATGCCGGCAGCGGCGCCGTCGGGCGCTTCGAAGAGGTTCCGCTGGCCGCCCACGAGCAAGTTCTGCACCTGAACCTGTTTGGCTACCTCTACGGCGCCCACGCCGTGCTGCCTTACTTTCGGCGCCAGGGCGAGGGCATGCTGCTCAACGTGGTGTCATTGGGCGCTTGGCTCCCAGAGCCTTACACGGCCTCCTACACAGCTAGCAAATATGGGCTTCGCGGGCTAATGGACACACTACGCGCCGAGCTCAGCACCGAGCCCCACATCCACGTCTGCGACGTGTATCCCTCCTACATCGACACGCCCGGCTTTCAGCACGGGGCCAACTACGTGGGGCGGCTCATCAAACCCGCGCCGCCAGTGTTCCCAGCCCAGAAAGTCGCCGACACCTTACTAGCCGTAGCCCGGCACCCACGCCCCACAACGATGGTCGGCTGGCCGGCTTATGTTATGCGCTGGTCGTACGCGCTGGCGCCGGGTCCGGTGGGCAGACTCAGCCGCCGGTTGTTCGACACGTATTTTCAGCAAGCTGACCCTGCTCCAGTGTCAGAAGGCAGCCTCTTCACGCCGCAGCCCGCCCCGCACGGCACGGGCATTTCGGGTGGTTGGGCCAAGCCCACTAAGCCGCGCAATGGCCAGTGGCTAGGTGCCGCGCTAGCGGCTGGTCTGGCAGTGGGCCTAGTGGCCTGGCAACAACGCACTAAGGCGCCAGCTAGTGAGGAAGCGAAGCTAACCTAG
- a CDS encoding glycosyltransferase family 4 protein — MKILLSAYACNPGLGSEEGNGFNWLWETASLGHEVWCLTTPRGKENLEKTLAARAAEPAAARIHPVYITVPKSIDYMYRWQFGVYLHYIAWQYYAWREAKRLDQKVDFDLVHHVTYNSLQMASWLWRLKKPLLLGPLGGGMQAPASLRRYLPDWFKTETMRNIVAWLLTTFDPNVRQSLRHAALVLAANRDTAELAKRLGARKVELAMSAGQPLSLYTPAYVPRPALESRELRIMWLARVYPRKGLHLVLEALGKVDQRVKFHLDILGDGPVGHLVPGWIAEAGLQDRVTWHGKVPYDTIREQYLNHDLFMLCTLRDTYAVQFTEAMALGCPILTLDLHANTDFVPDTAGIKVPVSTPEETSAALARAVEHLYDNPAELERLGRGGFAYAAQQSWPALVSRLLHRAALASHELAGLAPEPTIPRLGLGGKPAFSAE; from the coding sequence ATGAAAATTCTCTTATCGGCTTACGCCTGTAATCCGGGGCTCGGGAGTGAGGAGGGCAATGGATTCAACTGGCTTTGGGAAACGGCTTCGCTAGGGCACGAAGTGTGGTGCCTGACTACGCCGCGGGGCAAAGAGAACCTAGAGAAAACCCTGGCTGCGCGCGCTGCGGAGCCCGCGGCGGCGCGTATCCACCCCGTTTACATCACGGTGCCGAAGTCCATTGATTATATGTACCGCTGGCAGTTTGGGGTGTACCTGCACTACATTGCGTGGCAGTACTACGCGTGGCGTGAGGCCAAGCGCCTCGACCAAAAGGTCGACTTCGATTTAGTACACCACGTTACCTACAATAGTCTGCAAATGGCCTCCTGGCTTTGGCGGCTTAAGAAACCGCTGCTGCTTGGCCCGCTAGGTGGCGGCATGCAGGCCCCGGCTTCCTTGCGCCGCTACCTGCCCGATTGGTTTAAGACCGAAACCATGCGCAACATCGTCGCGTGGCTGCTCACCACTTTTGACCCTAACGTGCGGCAGTCGTTGCGCCACGCAGCCCTAGTGCTGGCTGCCAACCGCGACACGGCCGAGCTGGCAAAGCGCCTCGGTGCTCGCAAAGTAGAGCTAGCGATGAGCGCCGGGCAACCCCTGAGCCTATACACACCCGCCTATGTGCCGCGACCGGCGTTGGAAAGCCGGGAACTACGCATCATGTGGCTGGCGCGCGTGTATCCGCGCAAAGGCCTGCACCTCGTGTTGGAAGCCTTGGGCAAAGTTGACCAACGGGTGAAGTTTCACCTCGACATCCTAGGCGACGGACCCGTGGGGCATTTAGTGCCCGGCTGGATTGCCGAGGCTGGCCTGCAAGACCGCGTGACGTGGCACGGCAAGGTGCCCTACGACACGATTCGGGAGCAGTACCTGAACCACGACTTGTTCATGCTCTGCACGTTGCGCGACACCTACGCGGTGCAGTTTACGGAGGCCATGGCCCTGGGCTGCCCGATTCTTACGCTCGATCTGCATGCCAACACGGACTTTGTGCCCGACACAGCCGGCATCAAAGTGCCCGTTTCAACACCTGAAGAAACGAGTGCGGCCCTGGCTCGCGCCGTTGAGCACCTCTACGATAACCCCGCCGAGCTAGAGCGTCTAGGTCGGGGTGGTTTTGCGTATGCGGCCCAGCAATCTTGGCCTGCGCTGGTATCACGCCTGCTGCACCGCGCGGCTTTGGCCTCGCACGAGCTAGCCGGCTTGGCCCCAGAGCCTACCATACCGCGCCTAGGCTTAGGCGGAAAACCTGCATTTAGCGCTGAGTAA
- a CDS encoding sensor histidine kinase yields the protein MHDRLLRLIGIPVLSLLITLLTGPAPGSVSPLWFIISWSISLYFTFFLWIGNRALWAWVLVRFPQVEQTPKRLWTLAALSVLFTSVATVLLRLPLQQLLPQYFSTFWPDHLRASIFNLIPTVVVLMVYEARYSFQQWERNVRHAEQLTRAGVQSQLEALQNQLDPHFLFNSLNTLSALIDEHNTPAQDFVEQLADVYRYVLVSRDKATVPLAKELAFVATYVALQKARFRDNLQVEQDVPPAALLQHVAPLSVQLLVENALKHNVASREHPLHLAIRYEPSGPYLVVENKLRPRTAGLGSSTGIGLQNIIHRYELLQASQPVEISQGPEWFRVCLPLLTPQ from the coding sequence ATGCACGATCGTCTTCTTCGCCTCATTGGTATTCCCGTGCTGAGCTTGCTCATTACGCTGCTCACAGGACCTGCGCCTGGGTCAGTGTCGCCGCTGTGGTTTATCATTAGCTGGAGTATCTCACTCTATTTCACCTTCTTCCTGTGGATTGGCAACCGGGCGTTGTGGGCGTGGGTACTGGTTCGTTTTCCGCAGGTGGAGCAAACCCCCAAGCGACTCTGGACTCTAGCCGCATTGTCGGTGCTTTTTACCAGCGTGGCTACGGTACTGCTGCGCCTGCCTTTGCAGCAGCTGCTCCCGCAGTATTTCAGCACCTTTTGGCCCGATCATCTTCGAGCTTCGATCTTCAACCTGATTCCCACCGTTGTGGTGCTCATGGTGTACGAGGCTAGGTATTCCTTTCAGCAATGGGAGCGGAACGTACGCCACGCCGAGCAGCTCACCCGTGCCGGCGTGCAGAGTCAACTCGAAGCACTACAGAATCAACTCGATCCGCACTTTCTCTTCAACAGCCTGAACACGCTTTCCGCCCTCATCGACGAGCACAACACACCGGCACAAGACTTCGTGGAGCAGCTCGCCGATGTGTACCGCTACGTGCTGGTGAGCCGCGACAAAGCCACCGTGCCGCTGGCCAAGGAGCTAGCTTTCGTGGCGACATATGTGGCCCTGCAAAAAGCTAGGTTCCGCGACAACCTACAGGTGGAGCAAGACGTGCCGCCAGCAGCTTTGCTCCAGCACGTGGCGCCCCTGAGCGTGCAGCTGCTGGTCGAGAATGCCCTGAAGCACAACGTTGCGTCGCGGGAGCACCCCTTGCACCTAGCCATTCGCTACGAGCCTAGCGGGCCGTACTTGGTGGTGGAAAACAAGCTACGTCCCCGAACAGCGGGGCTAGGTTCCAGCACGGGCATTGGCTTGCAAAATATTATTCACCGCTATGAGCTGCTGCAAGCCTCACAACCGGTAGAGATTAGCCAAGGCCCAGAGTGGTTTCGGGTGTGCTTGCCGCTGCTCACCCCACAGTAA
- a CDS encoding DoxX family protein, giving the protein MKPLLVLLITFGLLVLATYFVQGHADALLAGNVAMAIMLFFTGAGHFALTQGMVAMMPIWLPAKKALVYFTGIIELAAAVGLLVPALRILIAWPLIAFFVLILPANIRAALHHIDYQKGTIDGPGPRYLWFRIPLQLFFIAWVWYFSWALPLWVSILHPFTHPQP; this is encoded by the coding sequence ATGAAACCTCTGTTGGTATTACTCATCACCTTCGGCCTGCTAGTGCTAGCTACGTACTTCGTGCAGGGGCACGCAGACGCACTGCTGGCTGGCAACGTGGCGATGGCAATCATGCTGTTCTTTACAGGAGCAGGCCATTTTGCGCTCACCCAAGGCATGGTAGCAATGATGCCTATTTGGCTTCCAGCCAAAAAAGCGTTAGTCTATTTTACGGGTATCATTGAGTTGGCAGCCGCTGTTGGCCTGTTAGTCCCCGCCTTGCGAATCTTGATTGCGTGGCCCTTAATTGCCTTTTTCGTACTGATCCTGCCGGCGAACATTCGCGCGGCCTTACACCACATCGACTATCAGAAAGGCACGATCGATGGGCCAGGTCCGCGCTACTTATGGTTTCGGATTCCGCTACAACTTTTCTTCATTGCCTGGGTGTGGTATTTTTCCTGGGCGCTGCCGCTCTGGGTTTCCATCTTGCATCCCTTCACGCATCCCCAGCCTTAA
- a CDS encoding TonB-dependent receptor, whose amino-acid sequence MKRLLLALLLLLIATCHLAAQTSTTTLSGTIRDAAGQPLPGVNVFLKTTFDGASTDTLGHFRFTTTQTGTLPLFVSLLGYEPQEQPVALDGTSKSFALLLKPVRNQLGSVVITAGAFEASDEKRSTVLTTRDVQTTAGALADISGALNTLPGTSRVGEEGKLFVRGGAAGETKQYLDGLPLQTPYNASVSGVPSRGRFSPNLFKGTVFSTGGYSAEYGQALSAVVGLNSYDLAPETQTGLSLLSVGLSVSHQQRFERSSVAVTGDYTNLQPYYGLVPQRWGWMKAPQSMGGSLALRQRTGEAGMVKVYGTFTQSQFALRQPDPMFEGGRPIALQNSNQYVNATFRSPLTRGWSVQTGVAGTRDEQTVRPDVQYLHELEQSVVGRVVLTNDSASAAFNLKLGAEGLAQRYQQQYRKYSDANTIHLGFEEQRVTTFAESDVAFTNQLVARVGGRAEYSRVLGRWNAAPRVALAYQLKEGSQLSAAYGYFYQTPANDLLRIGQYNSTLRFERATHYLLTYQRTQNSRTLRLEAYYKDYAHLLRYDSTAAHLYNPAFYQSTGHGYARGLDIFWRDQKTVKNLDYWVSYGLVDTRRQQRLDPVLAVPTFASRHNLSVVGKYWIQKLHTQLGATYSYGSPRAYYNPNEAGYNQGRTPSFQDLSLNLSYVTTIWKNFTVVHVSCSNVLGRNNIYGYRYANTPNANGLYDGVAVTPAAPRMIFAGLLISINKKRPADTETAPE is encoded by the coding sequence GCTAGCACTGATACGCTCGGGCACTTTCGTTTCACCACTACCCAGACCGGCACGCTACCGCTGTTCGTGTCGCTGCTGGGCTACGAGCCCCAGGAGCAGCCCGTCGCCCTAGATGGCACCAGCAAGAGCTTCGCGCTCCTGCTCAAGCCCGTGCGCAATCAGCTAGGATCGGTCGTTATTACCGCCGGTGCCTTCGAGGCCAGCGACGAGAAGCGCAGCACCGTGCTCACTACCCGCGATGTGCAAACCACTGCCGGCGCCCTAGCCGACATCAGCGGAGCCTTGAACACGCTACCGGGCACCTCGCGGGTGGGAGAAGAAGGCAAGCTGTTTGTGCGCGGTGGTGCCGCCGGCGAAACCAAGCAGTACCTCGACGGCCTGCCCCTGCAAACTCCCTACAACGCCAGCGTGAGCGGGGTGCCTTCCCGCGGCCGGTTTTCGCCCAACCTCTTCAAGGGCACGGTGTTCAGCACCGGCGGCTACTCGGCCGAGTACGGGCAGGCACTGTCGGCGGTGGTAGGATTAAACTCCTACGACCTAGCTCCGGAAACGCAAACGGGGCTCTCGCTTTTGTCGGTGGGGCTGAGCGTATCGCACCAACAGCGCTTCGAGCGGTCGTCGGTGGCCGTCACGGGCGACTACACCAATCTGCAACCCTACTACGGCTTGGTGCCCCAGCGCTGGGGTTGGATGAAAGCACCACAGAGCATGGGTGGCTCGCTGGCCTTGCGCCAACGCACCGGCGAAGCTGGCATGGTGAAAGTGTACGGCACCTTCACCCAATCGCAGTTTGCGCTGCGGCAGCCTGATCCAATGTTTGAGGGCGGTCGGCCAATTGCGCTGCAAAACAGCAACCAGTACGTGAATGCCACCTTCCGCAGTCCACTCACGCGGGGCTGGAGCGTGCAAACCGGCGTGGCTGGCACCCGCGACGAGCAAACCGTGCGCCCCGATGTGCAATATCTGCACGAGCTGGAGCAGTCGGTGGTAGGCCGGGTGGTGCTCACCAACGACTCGGCCAGCGCCGCCTTCAACCTGAAGCTAGGTGCCGAAGGCTTGGCCCAGCGCTACCAGCAGCAATACCGTAAGTACAGCGACGCCAACACCATACACCTAGGTTTTGAGGAGCAGCGTGTTACCACCTTTGCCGAGTCAGATGTGGCCTTCACCAACCAGCTCGTGGCCCGCGTGGGTGGCCGGGCAGAATACTCGCGGGTGCTAGGCCGTTGGAATGCGGCACCCCGTGTAGCCTTGGCGTATCAACTCAAGGAAGGAAGTCAGCTTTCCGCCGCCTACGGGTACTTTTACCAGACGCCCGCCAACGATCTGCTGCGCATTGGACAGTACAACTCGACCCTGCGCTTTGAGCGCGCCACGCACTACCTACTTACCTATCAGCGCACCCAAAATAGCCGCACGCTGCGCCTGGAAGCCTACTACAAAGACTACGCGCACCTGCTCCGCTATGACTCCACAGCGGCCCACCTGTATAATCCGGCCTTTTACCAAAGCACCGGCCACGGCTACGCCCGCGGGCTAGACATCTTCTGGCGCGACCAGAAAACGGTCAAGAACCTAGATTACTGGGTGAGCTACGGCCTAGTAGATACGCGCCGGCAGCAGCGCCTCGACCCCGTGCTGGCGGTTCCTACCTTCGCCTCGCGCCATAACCTATCAGTAGTGGGTAAGTACTGGATACAAAAGCTGCACACGCAGCTAGGTGCCACCTACAGCTACGGCTCGCCCCGCGCTTACTACAACCCCAATGAGGCGGGCTACAACCAAGGGCGTACCCCTAGCTTTCAGGACTTGAGTCTCAACCTGAGCTACGTAACAACGATCTGGAAAAACTTCACCGTAGTGCATGTGTCTTGTTCCAACGTATTGGGCCGCAACAACATTTACGGATACCGCTACGCTAATACGCCCAACGCCAACGGCCTTTACGACGGCGTTGCAGTTACACCCGCCGCCCCACGCATGATCTTCGCCGGCCTCCTGATTTCGATCAACAAGAAGCGCCCTGCCGATACCGAAACCGCACCCGAATAG
- a CDS encoding alpha/beta hydrolase produces MKQFILFLSCVFLFFHCAAQPGNQTVLGKTHSIQSNILKENRKFYIHLPTGASGKGAAKKRYPVVYLFDADAQFAAATSMIQYLSTNYNTLCPEMIVVGILHPDRRKDLTPTYVADPPFWAPGSSKTTGGGKPFISFIEKELMPYIDQHYPTQPYKILIGHSLGGLTAMQIFVHHTNLFNSYVCIDPSMWWDNQTLLKETKLALEKRNFQGTALYLGIANTADKSMDIDKVLADTTDDTIHMRNALKLQSYFENNKQNGLKYQGKYYKDDSHMSVPFITEYDALHFIFGDRLK; encoded by the coding sequence ATGAAACAGTTTATTCTTTTCCTTTCATGTGTTTTTTTATTCTTCCACTGTGCTGCGCAACCAGGCAACCAAACGGTCCTTGGTAAAACACACAGTATTCAGTCCAACATATTAAAAGAAAATAGAAAATTCTATATCCATTTACCCACTGGTGCTTCTGGCAAGGGGGCTGCAAAAAAACGGTATCCAGTAGTTTATCTATTTGATGCCGATGCCCAGTTTGCCGCCGCGACTAGTATGATTCAATACCTCAGCACCAATTACAATACGCTTTGCCCGGAAATGATCGTGGTGGGTATTCTTCACCCGGATAGAAGAAAAGATTTAACTCCCACGTATGTCGCGGATCCTCCTTTTTGGGCTCCTGGGTCCAGCAAAACGACTGGCGGGGGCAAACCATTTATTTCTTTTATCGAAAAGGAATTGATGCCCTACATTGACCAGCACTACCCGACACAACCGTACAAAATACTGATTGGCCACTCGCTAGGAGGACTTACCGCGATGCAAATTTTCGTGCATCATACCAATCTATTTAATTCCTATGTCTGTATTGATCCGAGTATGTGGTGGGATAACCAAACCCTATTAAAAGAAACAAAACTGGCGTTAGAAAAAAGAAATTTCCAAGGAACAGCACTCTACCTAGGTATTGCAAACACGGCAGATAAAAGTATGGATATAGACAAAGTATTGGCTGATACTACAGATGATACAATACACATGCGGAATGCACTAAAATTGCAAAGCTATTTTGAAAACAATAAGCAGAATGGATTGAAGTACCAGGGGAAGTATTATAAAGACGATAGCCATATGTCGGTTCCATTTATTACAGAATATGATGCATTGCATTTTATATTTGGCGATAGATTAAAATAG
- a CDS encoding LytTR family DNA-binding domain-containing protein produces the protein MTVLLLEDEYPAAERLQRILQQAAPDAQVVAVLDSVSSTLAWLAAHPAPDLILSDIQLADGLSLEIFGRTVVSSPVIFTTAYDAYAIQAFKANSVDYLLKPVKLAELQAALTKLRQWRTPTAPAADSAQRLERLLESLPQPNQSYKTRFLVRSGEQLLPLPITQVAWCQSRNEVTTLVATDGRRYVVDYTLEQLEKLLDPQQFFRLNRQFLAHLQAVQRLHPYFNGKLKLDLAPAPSEEVVVSREKAGALKNWLEG, from the coding sequence ATGACCGTCCTGCTGCTGGAAGACGAATACCCCGCTGCCGAGCGTCTGCAACGCATACTGCAGCAAGCCGCGCCCGATGCCCAGGTGGTCGCCGTGCTCGACAGCGTGAGCAGCACCCTAGCTTGGCTGGCAGCGCACCCCGCTCCCGACCTTATTTTATCGGATATCCAGTTGGCCGACGGGTTGAGCCTGGAAATATTTGGGCGGACCGTCGTGAGCAGCCCCGTCATCTTCACGACCGCCTACGATGCGTATGCTATCCAGGCATTTAAGGCCAACAGCGTCGATTACCTCCTAAAGCCTGTGAAGCTAGCCGAGCTGCAAGCGGCTCTCACGAAACTGCGGCAATGGCGCACGCCCACCGCCCCGGCCGCTGATTCGGCGCAACGCCTTGAGCGCCTGCTGGAAAGCTTACCCCAACCAAATCAGTCGTACAAAACCCGCTTCTTGGTACGAAGCGGCGAGCAGTTATTGCCGCTTCCCATCACGCAAGTAGCCTGGTGCCAGAGCCGCAACGAAGTGACAACTCTGGTGGCCACCGACGGTCGCCGCTACGTGGTGGACTATACTCTGGAGCAACTCGAAAAGCTCCTTGATCCGCAGCAGTTCTTTCGCCTTAACCGGCAGTTTTTGGCCCATTTGCAAGCCGTGCAGCGCCTGCATCCTTACTTCAATGGCAAGCTCAAGCTAGACCTAGCCCCGGCGCCCAGCGAGGAAGTGGTAGTAAGTCGAGAGAAAGCCGGCGCACTCAAGAACTGGCTGGAAGGCTAA